In the Pungitius pungitius chromosome 5, fPunPun2.1, whole genome shotgun sequence genome, one interval contains:
- the LOC119224869 gene encoding zinc-binding protein A33-like: MAEKIAIVENDLSCHVCSETFRDPVSLSCNHSFCSSCLQRFWEQAGNKNCPICKTKSSKDNTAVNIQLKELANSIAERQKTGSTETQPEKEKEEVVCEEHPEVPYWFCEDEQKAVCPVCESSLHQSHKVVPLEQAVRNLKDKLRSDLKSLKNKRDKHQQVKKTYNEVIQFSKKQLVSTERKIRAEFNKLHQVLREEEESRLTALREEEEQKEKTISTNVKMIEEQISSLSDSISAVEEDLQKHKVSFLSSYKATQTRARVQSSLTDPQLVSGALIDVAKHLGKLSFGVWEKMKDQVHFSPFILDPNTANSKLYLSDDLTSVRRGDTEQQLPDNPERFTKYVNVLGSEGFSSGKHSWEVEVGDHPQWNIGLVKESVDRKGEKYASPKYGVWCLAHRSGKYTNGAGQTVKVKKSLQKIRVQLDYDMGDVSFYDPEDKTPICTHRDTFTEKLFPYFCIGKSGDAKTADIKICQTDVSL, from the coding sequence ATGGCTGAAAAAATTGCTATTGTTGAAAATGACCTGAGCTGCCATGTTTGTTCAGAGACCTTCAGAGATCCCGTGTCTCTGAGCTGCAACCACAGCTTCTGTTCAAGCTGCCTGCAGCGATTCTGGGAACAAGCTGGAAACAAGAACTGTCCCATTTGTAAAACTAAGTCCTCTAAAGATAATACTGCGGTGAATATCCAACTCAAGGAACTGGCTAACTCGATTGCTGAGAGACAGAAAACTGGATCAACTGAGACGCAaccagagaaggagaaagaggaggtggtgtgtgaaGAACATCCAGAAGTCCCTTATTGGTTCTGTGAGGACGAGCAGAAAGCTGTGTGTCCTGTCTGTGAGTCCTCTCTCCACCAGAGTCACAAGGTGGTTCCTCTAGAACAAGCAGTCAGGAACCTGAAGGACAAGCTGAGATCTGACTTGAAGTCTCTGAAGAACAAGAGGGACAAACACCAACAAGTGAAGAAAACATACAATGAAGTGATTCAATTCTCCAAGAAGCAGCTGGTgtccacagagaggaagatcAGAGCAGAGTTCAACAAGCTCCACCAGGtcctgagagaggaagaggagtccagACTGACAgctctgagggaggaagaggagcagaaggagaagactaTCAGCACAAATGTGAAGATGATTGAGGAGCAGATCTCCTCTCTGTCAGACAGCATCTCTGCTGTTGAAGAagacctgcagaaacacaaggtgtcgTTCCTCAGCAGTTATAAAGCCACTCAGACCAGAGCCAGAGTCCAGAGCTCACTGACAGATCCACAGCTGGTCTCAGGAGCTCTGATAGATGTGGCCAAACACCTGGGAAAACTGTCCTTTGGAGtctgggagaagatgaaggaccaGGTCCACTTCAGTCCTTTCATTCTGGACCCGAACACTGCAAACTCCAAGCTCTATCTGTCTGATGATCTGACCAGTGTGAGACGTGgagacacagagcagcagcttccTGATAATCCAGAGAGATTCACTAAGTATGTAAATGTTCTGGGTTCTGAGGGCTTCAGCTCAGGGAAACAcagctgggaggtggaggtgggagacCATCCTCAGTGGAATATAGGTTTGGTTAAAGAGTCAGTTgacagaaagggagagaaataCGCTTCACCAAAATATGGAGTCTGGTGTTTAGCTCATCGCAGTGGAAAATACACTAATGGAGCTGGTCAGactgtcaaagtgaagaagagtCTCCAGAAGATCAGAGTCCAGCTGGACTATGACATGGGGGACGTGTCCTTCTACGACCCTGAAGACAAGACTCCCATCTGCACTCACAGAGACActttcactgagaaactcttcCCATATTTTTGTATTGGAAAGTCTGGTGATGCTAAAACTGCTGATATCAAGATCTGTCAAACTGATGTTTCTCtgtga